The segment GATGTTTCAACATTCACGCATTAGCAATGTCCTGCAACAGTCACGTGTTTCAGTTTTCAACCACCATTCAGGTATTCAACCCCTAAGGAAATCCAACTTAACTAAGCAATAAATTCTTGTGCAAACACACTTTTGGAAGGATCTCTAAAAATCTCCATCTACGCATGCTCTTTGTGACAAAAGCTATGCAAGAACCCAGCATGAAAAAGGAGGACAGAAATTGCAAACACAATCACTGATGCTGGTTCATGGAGATACTCTCCTGCATATTATAACTAACCTTAAGTAGATACAATAGTGGGATACAAATTAATTACATGGGAGGAAGACTACAGACTGCAGATCCAGTGGAAGTAAATGGCTCAACCTGGCTGATAGAAATGGTGATTTGATACCACTGAAGCCCTGATTATCATTAATGCTGCACCTATTTGTAACTGCTTAACATGTTTGCCCCAGTCTGTGAGACATCAAAAATCAGGGAGCACTGCCAATTAGAATTAATATAGCTTATAACAAATCAAAACAAGTTACTTTTTCTGAGTTTCCCCTGACTTCATTCTGATCCTCTGGATGTCAAATGTAAAGGGAGTCCACCAATCTGACCAGCTGAAGAAGGTGTCTTTTTCCCACTGCAGCTTCACCATAAACAGGTCTCCAATATCCACTTCTGTGTAAATTAGGAAGGAGAAGGTCTTGTTTGAGGAGACTTCAGGCCTGTGGGGAGgagaataagaaaaagaaaaaacaaacagaaaaacgACCTGAAATTCTTGGacagacaaagaaaattaaggagCAATAGAACCTGGAATTTCTGtactgcagagaaggaagaaaaaacacctCTACCTTTTATAGAGGCAAAAGGAAACATCCTTCTGTAGCAAGGCTGGTAAAATTCTGGGACAGTCTGCCAGGCAAGGGCTGTCCTCACCTATGCTCTCAGAAAACCCAGACAACCACCACCCACAATCAGTTTACATTCCTCAGAGCAGGAAACAGCTCCATTCCCTGACAGCCTGTGTCTAGGGACGTATACACAAATTCTGCTTATTTGCACAGATGTGAAAGCAAATCCCAAGTCTCCTTCAGCTTCTGCACGGAGACCTTCAGATGCATAAGTCCACTTTTAAGAAGATTTAACATGGTATAAAGatactgagaagaaaataagaaagcacTAGAAACACTCCTAAGCTGTGTCACAGGTCAGACTTCACATTCCCATATTTCAGATGTCTTATCAAGAAGAGCTCCTGTAGGATTTGGTTCATTAATTTCCAAAGCAAATGCAACTCCTTGATCAAGGACAAGAGCAGATTCTGGGACCCTCTAAGATTAGTGCAGCTGAAGCCAGAACAAGTTTTTCAGTTGAGACTTTAACAAATTTAGGCAAACTCAACAGTACTTTGCAGCTGTTTTTGTAGCTACTCACAGTGTGAAAGCAATGTTCTCACTCTTGTCTAGCGTGCCATAGAGAGAGATCAGGAATGGCTGGTTTGTCTTGGTCATGTTAGTCTTTGCAAAGAAATGAATCTTGACCTGATAATGAAAGACTGAAagaatacaaaagaaaatgcCATTAGGAAAACTCAATCTCCAAAGAGATAGCTGCTGACACAATCACCCTGCCTCATCTCTGAAAATTCTAGGCTGGAATTTGCCAACTTGACTAaaaaaaatgagtttatttCCCTGCAGGTGTCTAGGGTACTATTTTTTTGCAAGAATGTAAATATTAGCAAGCAAGGCAACCGCCATTAAAGAACACCTTTGCAGCTCTTGCAGCTAAACTTTGCAGCAAAGCTGCCATTATAATACTCCCAGAGTATGCAGAATCACCTTCAAACCTGCTATTGAACATGTAAGACTTGCTATACTTGACTTGAAATAAGTGAGCTGTGCCCTTCTCTTACAGGAGGCTTggtaagagggaaaaaaaaaaaaaactaaaaaaccaaaaacaaaaacaacccactGACACTGCAGGTTAAGCACCAAATGCCAACAGAACACCAGCCTTGCAGTTCCTCTAACCGTGCAGGAATGTGCCTTTTGGTTGCTGGTCCATCACACAATGCATGCTATAAGAATACCATGGGGTACAGCCAAAGctaaggaggaaaataaagtaGTAAAGTCCAACATTATTTTCCTAGCTGTGAGGAAAATATTCTCCTCCCAGTTTTCTCTGGCTTTGTCATTCTCGGacctcccacagcagcaattAGAATCAAGAAGTGTTGTGATATTTTAATGAGGGCTGGTGCTCCTCTAGCAAGTGCACTACCAAAGGCATAAATCTGATGCTTGCATATCTTTaattaagatgctcagcagaCTGAGTTCTGCTGATTATTTGCCCAGCAGAAAGAAGTAATTACTTGGatgtaaaacactgaaaaagttCCAAGTGATTGGGCAGTAGAAGTTGTCTAACTTTTGCTACTTAGAAACTTGTTACAAAACACCTTTCTTTTTGCACTCTACCCTACACCTTGAGTAGGACAACACTCTTCTCTGAGACTTGCATTCAATGGCAAACCACAGGCCAGCTTCACCCCTGCTCGCCACAGGCACCAAAGCAGCAATATTCTCATCAGCAGCATATGCCCATCATGACACATAGCTCAGCACAAGCACCCGTCTTGGCGACCACTCAGCAAGGAGTGCCTACCTTTATAGGGCATCTGAGCACGGGTTTTCAGATACATTTTAGTGTTTCTCTTTGTTCTCACTCTGTTGACCTTGTAACCCAAATTGTTGCAGCGGTTCTTGCGGCAGCTCAGGCAGAGGCCCTTCTCAAAAGCCTCCTTTGTGTTGCAGCGGTAGGCCATGCTTGGCTTTTCTTCATTGAGGAGAGAGTCGATGAAGAGGTGGATGGATCGTTCATGGGAGCATTTCACCAGCTGATCCACATcttgaaagaatgaaaatgtgtaATATGTATACACATGTGCATATAATGATGTTAATCCCTAAGCAATGCTGTCAACAGGCATAATCCACTATGGCAGAACTGGGCTTTACAGGATGACTTTTAAAAGCATTGGAAAGAACATATTCCTGTGCCTCTCAGAGCTCTTTCCTTGCAAGACACCTTGCAGGGCTATTCAGGTTTCCCTCAGAATATTATACTGTTTGTTCCAGAGCAACCTCACCTCCAAGCCCTTTCTCAGCAATCAGACGCAGTGCTTCTCCCAGATTGCAACCTGGCTGGAAACCTCCACCATTGGGATAAATATCAATGTGTCCAACAGGCTTCTGGATCCCAATGCTGCGGTCTGGAGAGCCTCGGGTGTAGGTGTGTAGGACATCCACAAAATCAGCATCATCCGGGGAGAGGCGAGTGAGTTCATCAGCATACTCAAAGGTAGGACCAGCAGGATCCAGCCCTTTATGGGgcaaaccacaaagaaaaactGATATTATTATCTGCCAAAGATACTGACATTGATAACAAATGCCAAACTCAGCTGCCACATTGGTCTAGAATACTGAGTTTTCCTGCAGACATTACAGATGGATCACCACTTAAATATCATTAATGTATACAGGAGAATCAAATGCACTACCTTGAAAATTgtcactgtttaaaaaaataaaagtgtatgCAAACACATGGAAGGAAGCCCAGCTAACTTCCTCAGAGCTTTAGCATTTCCAGTGGATGGGAGAAACAAGCTCTTAAGTATTTTctcaatgtctttctttcttgtcaAGAACTGTAGAAGTTGTATCTGAAGTGTCTGAAGCATGGAAAAGTCTTGCTGACAACTCTATGCCAGAGGAACAAGTGGGAAACATAAATGAAGGCTTCACTGTCTACATACCTAAGGGGAAGGGGATTACTAGTGAAAACTGTCAAGCTGCAGCACCACTAAcatcaaaaaaccccagagctaTTCTGCCAGTGAACAAGTACTATCTCCTGTTCAGACAACCACTTGAGAGGTGGCTGAGGGGACGCGTCTTTTCTGCAGcatcagctggggacaggcaccTGTGCTGCTCACACACTGTTAGCTCCACTTGGTCTGAGCTGCCTCCCCCTCAGCTGTGAGGGCTTCAGGGGCCACATGACATTGTTCCCTGTGCTTTTCAGGGAACAGTTCATCCTCAGCACCAAGGGTAACCGTAGAGGAATAAGAGAGGGCTACTGGCATGTCAGTGATTAGGCAGACTCAGtgaaagcagcaaagctgcaaCTTAGAGAAAGGAAGGGCAGAGGGACTAGCACTTCAGCCTCCTGACTTTAATCTGCCACCTCTCAGGACCTTTCCAGATGTTACTGCTGCCTAGCCCACCTCCCAGCATGCCTGTGGATCTGGGATCACAGCCAGGCTCAGGTGAAAGTGCCAGGAGCTAGGCTCCCTTCTGAATGGTGCTCCCAAGCTCTCTCAGCAACAAAGACACCACAGATGAGCAATTTTCTTAGCTTCATTTGCTGATGAAGGCAATTCCTTTGTCAATGAGATCAGTGCTAGTGGCTCAGCTCTCAGTTGCTGGGTTGTAAACCAGCCCCAGAGTGGCCCTGCACTCTGATTGTCTAACAGATTTCTCAGGCTCCAAAATACACCTTAAGCAGACATAGCAACAGGGAAAATATATGTCTTCGCCAAATTCTCAAGTATTATTTCCAGCCTAGAATATTTCTTGAGACGGTTATGATAAACTTTGTAATACTCCACACTGGATCTCTTCTGGTTATCTGTCTAGTCTCCCTTTGAGCCCATATAAATTTTTTCATCTACATCACCCCATGGCAAAGAGTTCTGCAGGTACTAAACTTGCTGCAGCAAAATTTACTTCTTGTTCTGTCTCAAGGGCTCCCATCAGCTGCAAGGAATGACTGCCTGGATAAAGACAACCCACTGAATTTCTTATGCTGCAAGAGATACTGTGAACTGCCAAGCCATGGTTTGGTCAGTCCCCACCACAACCCCCCAGACTACTTCTTTATCAGGGCCTACTCACTCATTTCTtgtaaaaaagcaaataaaggtTTTTCACTCACCACCCCtgttattttctgaatatttttccagtTATACCCCAGAAATATCAGCCCTGCTGTTTCATTAAATAATGAATACATAACCAAAGTACTGCCAGCAAGCAACAATTATTCTGGTGATTTTTCAGTAGAACATAATATTTCCGTATGGAAGAGATGCAACCCTCCACTCTACAGTCACAGGTTTTCTTACCAGTAATTCTGTTCACCTTCTTTTTGGTCAGATTCCCAGCAATCCCAGCAGCATGGGCACCTAGACTGTACCCCAGCAAGTGGAGATTGTTGAGAGGATAATTAAATTGCTCCTGCAGAAGAGAACAATTTGTTTAAAGTTCgaaaccaaacacaaaaaacataagaagacacaaaataaaatgttttgttaatactggaatttttttttgagccATGAATAACAGAAGAAACACTAAACAGTTATCATAATTTTGTGCCATTGTAAATTTCTTGATCTAACTAATTTATGGCCAAAATCAAAACTGAGAGGAATGCAAAATAAAGGACAGAACACAGGGCTGTTTATTTCATAAAGGTTTTCAtccaccccctccccaccaaTTTCTTGATCTCCTAAGGCAGGGCACATTTCCAGATCCCAAGGACTGGCTtctgtataatatatataggAACCTGTCTTTCATAGCTACCTCTCACAGAGTCCTCAGAAATACTCTGGGCGCACAGGACTCCATAGACCACAAGCTAAAGTCTCTGGAATGCAGTACAAAAGGCCTCTGAGTAGGAAACAGCCAGTAGACAGACCAAAGCTGGAATTTTACCAGTCCAGCAAAACTACTCTCTGCATGAGTTTAACTCCATCCACCCAACACAAGATGATTAACATAGCTGCATCATTGCTCTTTTGTCTCCTATGACATTACGTAGAATATGAGATGTGTCTCCATGTCTTACCTCCATCCAGTCAATAAACATAGCAACATCCTTTCCCACCAGCCTGGTGTACGCAGCCGACACCGGGTAGTGCTGCTGAGCTCGATCTAGCCAGTCCACCACGATGACGTTTGAGTCAGGCTCCCTCTTGTACAGAGCATCCACCAGCTTCGGGACCCAACTTTCATACATCCCTGTCACCTgttggtttggggattttaattaaaataggaGATATATTAATATATCCGTGAGACGCTTCTGCTCAGTTTATCAGAAGTGCGGCTAAAAGGGAGATTTCTCCCACTTTGTCTTACCGTCCACCCGTGGATCACCACAAAGGTTTTACTGGTATGATTGAAGTtgcactgtgccaggctgttcACCTGCCCAGGAACCAGGTAGCAGACATCCTCATCGGGCTCTGCAGGTGTCCGTAAGGAAAACTTGCTCTCGATTCCCTCAAAATTGTTTTTGCCTTCTTCTATAAGAGCACAAAAAACATAGCAGTGTTTTAGGAGTACTAGGACAAAGTCAGAAGGCACAGGTGCAATGTTGGAGAGATATCTAGAACAGTCAAGAGATATCTGGGACAGGTGTTTTTCATTTCCTACAGCACTCAGTGGACACACAACAGCCATGTAAAGAGGAAATCAAAGGGTGAAAATTGCTCCCCTTCCAAGGTCCTGCTAAAACAGTAAGAATCTGCTGAGCTGTCAGAGAGGTATGAATACATTTTGAGAGCCAGTAGTTTTCCCATTACATTAAGCAGGAAACCTCTTAAGTATCACAAGAGTACAGAAAAGTGCATGCGACAGTCACAGACAGTcatccaggagagcagagagttACTACCATACTATTACATATTTTGGTGGTGTATCTTCCACATCACCTCACCAATAATCACTGCCTAACAAGGCCTTTTATAACTCTGTGTAGCTGCAGTGCATTAAAAGCTGTGAAGTCACCACTGTTTTACAAAATACTAGTTTTAAAGTTTTGACCAACAAGCAGCAGGTGAGGAGATAAGACATCCATGGGAGAAAATGAACTAGCAAATCATCAGTCTATTTTGGAGTACATTTTCACGTCATCTGATAACCTACAGAAAAATAAGCTGCCGAAAAATATCTTCCTCTACCtgaagcagagggaaggagggtgaGGAAGGAGGTGCTGATCTTGTACTGGAGGTAACAAAGTATGTAGTGGTCTGCAAAGACCACTCCCTCCCACTGCCGGCTTAAAAATTTAAGTACTCCTTTTCCTGCCAAGACAGAGAAGTGACTTTAGACTTCATATTCACCATTTCCTTTGGGAAGAAACTTAGATGTCTCCTCTTTTTTATGTCTGATTCAACTCCTAAATGCCTCTACAGCACACCCTGTAATTAACTTTTCAAAACCCAGGCCCCAGTTTGGCAACTTGAGTAAGGCAAATATTGATTGCCTGTTTTTCAAGTGCAGCTGAACTTAggccagctctgtcctgctcagcGTTGTCTTTCCTGGCATCAAGAGCACCAACCTTCCACAAACTCCTAGACACACATTAATAAATGGCTCCATGCCACATAGGAAACACAAATGGACAAGATAAGGACCTTATGCTAGGCATGCAAAACAGATTTCCACTCCCTTTTCCCGCTGCAGAAGAGGTTTTCTATGATAATTGGTAGATTTGCATTTCCTGCCTAAAGTCGTGCTGCATTGCTCGGGTGATAAATAActaacaattcttttttttccaaaacagttTTTCTGGTCTTCTCATTCAAGCTAC is part of the Camarhynchus parvulus chromosome Z, STF_HiC, whole genome shotgun sequence genome and harbors:
- the LPL gene encoding lipoprotein lipase, which gives rise to MWRKALLAAVCLCLRWAAALGEEGKNNFEGIESKFSLRTPAEPDEDVCYLVPGQVNSLAQCNFNHTSKTFVVIHGWTVTGMYESWVPKLVDALYKREPDSNVIVVDWLDRAQQHYPVSAAYTRLVGKDVAMFIDWMEEQFNYPLNNLHLLGYSLGAHAAGIAGNLTKKKVNRITGLDPAGPTFEYADELTRLSPDDADFVDVLHTYTRGSPDRSIGIQKPVGHIDIYPNGGGFQPGCNLGEALRLIAEKGLGDVDQLVKCSHERSIHLFIDSLLNEEKPSMAYRCNTKEAFEKGLCLSCRKNRCNNLGYKVNRVRTKRNTKMYLKTRAQMPYKVFHYQVKIHFFAKTNMTKTNQPFLISLYGTLDKSENIAFTLPEVSSNKTFSFLIYTEVDIGDLFMVKLQWEKDTFFSWSDWWTPFTFDIQRIRMKSGETQKKVVFCSRDGTSHLSKGEEAAIFVKCSEQPVNRKRGGTKRASKENSAHESA